The nucleotide sequence TGGGTCTGCTCTATGATATAAAACACCTAGCATAAAAATAAAATCAAATGTATGATTATAATACTCTAAATGCTCAACTCCAAGTTTTTCATAAACAATATCTGACTTTACAAAGTGATTAATAAACTCAAATTGTAACATTGTTAAAGCACTAGGGTCAAAACCAATCAAACGTTTAGGTTTATCTTCTAACATTCTAAACATATAATAACCATTGTTACAACCAATATCTGCAACTACTTTATCTTTTAAATTAAAATGAGGTCTAATAAGATTATATTTTATATTACTTTGCCATTCACTATCAATTTCTAATCCAAAAAGATTAAAAGGCCCTTTTCTCCATGGAATAAGTTTTTTAGCTGTTTCTAAAATAATCTCATGTTCTTCTTGTGTTAAATCTTCTTTTTTACCAACTGTAAACCAATCATTATAATCTATAAATAAATTATCTTTTTGTATTTCAAATGACTTTTTCACTTGTTCATACAAAGGCTTAATATTTTTCCACTCTAAACATTTTGTTTTTTCTTTTTTTAGTTCTTCTATATTCATAACGCAATTATATTAAGTATTAGTTAAAAAGATGTTTTAATATCATTGTTCATTAGAAATAAAATTCAATTCTGTTATAATCGGCACTTTGAATTTTATAGTAAATCAACTACACATAAAATTCACAATAAAATCACTATAATATAGGCGTATTATAAAATTAAAAAGGATAAAGTTTGAAAAGAGTGACTAATGTCTTGTTTTCTTTTAAGACAACACTTGCATTGCTAATGATTTTAGCACTTGGTGCAGCTGTTGCAACTTTTATTGAAAACGACTATGGTACTTCAACTGCAAGAGTTTTAGTATACAATAACATATGGTATGAAACTGCATTAGTACTAACAACAATCAACCTTTGTGGAATTATATTTAAGTATAAGATGTGGAAGCATCCTGCTAGATTTATTTTTCACGTTTCGTTTGTTGTTATTCTAATTGGAGCTGGTGTTACTAGGTATTTAGGTTATGAGGGTATTATGCATATAAGAGAAGGTGAAACTCAAAATAAAATGATATCTTTAGAGCCTTATTTACAAATCAAAATAAATCAAGAAAATGCAACTTATTATAAAGAGTATAAAAAAGAGTTTGCAAATACTATTTATGGAGAAGAAAATACTTCTACATCTAAAAAGATTTTTGCAAGTATCGTAAAAACTGCAAATAATTTTGACCATAAAATCAAATTTAATGGA is from Arcobacter sp. CECT 8986 and encodes:
- the cmoB gene encoding tRNA 5-methoxyuridine(34)/uridine 5-oxyacetic acid(34) synthase CmoB, encoding MNIEELKKEKTKCLEWKNIKPLYEQVKKSFEIQKDNLFIDYNDWFTVGKKEDLTQEEHEIILETAKKLIPWRKGPFNLFGLEIDSEWQSNIKYNLIRPHFNLKDKVVADIGCNNGYYMFRMLEDKPKRLIGFDPSALTMLQFEFINHFVKSDIVYEKLGVEHLEYYNHTFDFIFMLGVLYHRADPVGCLKSLAKGLNKNGEILIDTFMIDGEQEVALTPNGRYSKIPNIYFIPTIPALKNWLNRAGFEDIEVIAITTTTSEEQRKTEWSFDQSLEDFLDKDDKTKTVEGYPAPKRVYVKAKKKN